One window of bacterium genomic DNA carries:
- a CDS encoding DNA ligase, whose translation STPAANPVEANGVCWVEPQLVCAVAYREYVAGRWLRHTSFKGLRDTDPAHIRVPSGS comes from the coding sequence CCAGCACGCCAGCCGCCAATCCCGTGGAGGCAAACGGGGTGTGCTGGGTCGAGCCCCAACTGGTATGCGCGGTCGCCTACCGCGAATATGTGGCCGGCCGCTGGCTTCGCCACACCAGCTTCAAGGGATTACGAGACACCGATCCCGCACACATTCGTGTCCCGAGCGGCTCCTAA